From the genome of Segatella hominis, one region includes:
- a CDS encoding Rpn family recombination-promoting nuclease/putative transposase codes for MNMKRIEERYISLLTDFGFKRIFGTKPNKDLLINFLNSLFDGFQVIKDVKYLNSEHVGDVFAERKAIFDVYCENEHGEKFIVEMQNAYQKYFKDRSLFYSTFPIREQAPKGAEWNFKLEHVYTVALLNFDLEEEAFDKNDINHDVGLLDKKTFKVFNDKLSFKYVEIAKFNKTEEELDTLYDKWLYVLKNLSRLDKRPAALKEKVFTKLFEEAEIAKFTPTELKEYEDSLKAYRDVKNSIDTALEKGREEGMAEGMAKGMEKGMAKGMEKGMAKGMEKEKQSTARRLLSMGLSEEQVSTATELPLEVIRKLSEQA; via the coding sequence ATGAATATGAAACGGATAGAAGAACGATATATTAGCTTGCTTACCGATTTCGGTTTTAAGCGTATCTTTGGAACAAAGCCTAACAAGGATTTGCTCATCAATTTCTTGAATTCACTGTTTGATGGTTTTCAGGTCATTAAGGATGTGAAGTACTTGAATAGTGAGCACGTTGGTGATGTCTTTGCCGAGCGCAAGGCCATCTTTGATGTTTATTGCGAAAATGAGCATGGTGAAAAGTTCATCGTTGAAATGCAGAATGCTTATCAGAAGTACTTCAAGGATCGTTCTTTGTTCTATTCTACTTTTCCTATCCGTGAGCAGGCTCCAAAAGGGGCAGAATGGAACTTCAAACTTGAACATGTATATACAGTTGCTCTGCTGAACTTCGACTTGGAAGAAGAGGCATTTGACAAGAATGATATCAACCATGATGTAGGCTTGCTTGATAAGAAGACTTTTAAGGTTTTTAATGACAAACTTTCTTTCAAGTATGTTGAGATAGCGAAGTTCAACAAGACAGAGGAGGAGCTTGACACGCTTTATGATAAGTGGTTGTATGTATTGAAAAACCTTTCCCGATTGGATAAGCGTCCTGCTGCCTTGAAAGAGAAAGTGTTTACTAAACTCTTTGAGGAGGCCGAGATTGCGAAGTTCACCCCAACAGAGCTGAAAGAATATGAGGATAGTTTGAAGGCTTACCGTGATGTCAAAAACTCTATAGATACGGCTTTGGAAAAGGGTCGTGAAGAAGGTATGGCGGAAGGAATGGCTAAAGGAATGGAAAAAGGAATGGCTAAAGGAATGGAAAAAGGAATGGCTAAAGGAATGGAAAAAGAAAAGCAATCCACAGCTCGCCGCCTTCTTTCAATGGGTCTTTCTGAAGAGCAAGTATCAACGGCCACCGAGCTTCCACTGGAGGTAATCCGGAAATTGAGTGAACAAGCCTGA
- a CDS encoding alpha-amylase family glycosyl hydrolase: MRRFTKKLWTALLLLLVSMQSMATDVFTSNRTDFRDESIYFMITTRFYDGDPANNVLCWDNQEAQKSTKDPCWRGDFQGVIDKLDYIKALGFTAIWITPVVQNASGYDYHGYHASDFSKVDCRYQSGDGKKSGDVMFQELIDKAHKKGIKIILDIVLNHSGNFGEEKLCKEFDRDTRLRNQADINACMIPNPETLGSDYPSLLPTAQYQRRLALMKNTDGNNHDIHNYWHHTANNWNWDFPSRWMGQIAGDCVDLNTENDYVAKYLVDCYGQFIKMGVDGFRIDTSGHISRLTFNKEFIPKFVALGKKYEDKRLNKAPFFMYGEVCTRMNDVTYRGQANLSCYFYTWKSDQSLLDAWDGSQSYWDNQVIPEGSEPVGPQQLCLKETTSPQSNNAKMINGAWHEPDYSQASGFNVIDFPMHYSYNTAQQAFGMASGDECYNDATFNVVYVDSHDYSPGPSDTNRFGGTDAQWAENLSLLFTFRGIPCLYYGSEVGFRRGKVIDKGPNGPLSNTGRAYFGGYITGDVEASDFGEYKASGNVAATLNHDLAQHLIRLNKIRQAVPALRKGQWTTDGCKANGGIAFKRAYKDNYALVALNGGATFTDCPDGTYTDLVTGKTYTGPTITVDAPNNQGQVRVLVKDWKGGKLIDDGAFIYDTTAKSLGGQKYDGNEEAGTTWVDEAPLQPVSVSLSPAGGTFRTNTITVTAKLSEDALSGWYQIEGQDKVDLTPGKAATFTIGEGMNFKDTKTVTWSATSSEGEKTGKVTYTKVDPNAAITVYVKADKSPTIYAWVPGTPAKELTGAWHGKTMDGPEEIGGVNYWYKTFDGVESFNVILNNGNDKQSSDITGITGDIYLEYDGGSSVKTLDAPVNTAAKVTLSPNGGDFQKTISVTATLSNNAKSGWYKIGDGEQVALTPGKAATFTLGADMMEGESQTVTWSATNADNETKTGSATFNKTKEIVIPTPTGIYAYFLAPANWNDIHVWAWNDTDNFTGGNWPGVACTKTGEKKNGLDVWMWKYDGDLTSTPTKIIFNNNGNAENQTGNFDFVNGAVYNRDGKTNESISTGINQVGSKKAPAKLKIYSINGQKVAEVGSMADAEYILAPGVYVCGGKKYVIK, translated from the coding sequence ATGAGAAGGTTTACTAAGAAGCTTTGGACGGCATTGCTGCTCCTTCTGGTCTCAATGCAGTCGATGGCGACGGATGTCTTCACATCTAATCGTACAGACTTCCGAGACGAAAGTATCTATTTCATGATTACCACACGTTTCTACGATGGTGATCCTGCTAACAATGTGCTCTGCTGGGATAACCAGGAAGCACAGAAGAGTACCAAGGACCCTTGTTGGCGAGGTGACTTCCAGGGTGTGATCGACAAGCTTGACTACATCAAGGCGTTAGGTTTCACTGCCATCTGGATTACTCCTGTCGTACAGAATGCGTCCGGTTATGACTACCACGGCTATCATGCTTCGGATTTCTCCAAGGTAGATTGCCGTTATCAGAGCGGTGACGGCAAAAAGAGCGGTGACGTGATGTTCCAGGAACTCATTGACAAGGCTCACAAAAAGGGTATCAAGATTATCCTCGATATCGTGCTCAACCACTCCGGTAACTTCGGTGAGGAGAAGCTCTGCAAGGAGTTCGACCGCGATACACGTCTTCGTAATCAGGCAGACATCAATGCTTGTATGATTCCTAATCCCGAAACATTAGGTAGTGACTATCCAAGTCTTTTGCCTACGGCACAGTATCAGCGTCGTCTTGCCCTGATGAAGAATACAGATGGCAATAACCACGATATACACAACTATTGGCATCATACAGCCAACAACTGGAACTGGGACTTCCCAAGCCGTTGGATGGGTCAGATTGCTGGTGACTGTGTGGATCTCAACACAGAGAACGACTACGTGGCTAAGTATCTCGTAGATTGCTATGGACAGTTTATCAAGATGGGTGTCGATGGTTTCCGTATTGATACATCCGGCCACATCTCCCGCTTGACATTCAACAAGGAGTTCATCCCTAAATTTGTAGCTCTCGGTAAGAAGTACGAGGACAAGCGCTTGAACAAGGCACCTTTCTTTATGTATGGTGAGGTTTGTACACGTATGAACGATGTAACCTACAGAGGTCAGGCCAATCTTTCTTGCTACTTCTATACCTGGAAGTCGGATCAGTCCTTGCTTGATGCTTGGGATGGAAGCCAAAGCTACTGGGATAATCAGGTGATTCCTGAGGGTTCTGAGCCTGTGGGTCCACAACAGCTTTGCTTGAAGGAGACAACTTCTCCACAGAGCAACAATGCCAAGATGATCAATGGCGCATGGCACGAGCCAGACTATTCTCAGGCAAGCGGATTCAACGTCATTGACTTCCCTATGCACTACAGCTACAACACTGCCCAACAGGCTTTCGGCATGGCAAGCGGCGATGAGTGCTATAATGACGCTACTTTCAATGTGGTATATGTAGATAGCCATGACTATAGTCCAGGTCCTAGCGATACCAACCGTTTCGGTGGTACAGATGCTCAGTGGGCTGAGAACCTCTCTCTCTTGTTTACCTTCCGTGGAATCCCATGTCTCTATTATGGTTCTGAGGTTGGTTTCCGTCGTGGTAAAGTAATTGATAAAGGTCCTAATGGTCCTCTTTCTAACACCGGTCGTGCTTACTTCGGTGGTTATATCACAGGTGATGTAGAAGCATCAGACTTCGGTGAATACAAGGCTTCTGGTAATGTGGCTGCTACTTTGAATCATGATTTGGCTCAGCACCTCATCCGTTTGAACAAGATTCGTCAGGCTGTTCCTGCTCTCCGTAAGGGTCAGTGGACTACAGATGGTTGTAAGGCCAATGGTGGTATCGCTTTCAAGCGTGCTTATAAGGACAACTATGCACTCGTAGCCCTCAATGGTGGTGCTACTTTCACAGATTGCCCAGATGGTACTTATACAGACTTGGTAACAGGCAAGACTTACACAGGTCCTACTATCACCGTTGATGCTCCTAATAATCAGGGTCAGGTTCGCGTACTCGTGAAAGACTGGAAGGGTGGCAAGCTCATTGATGATGGTGCTTTCATCTACGATACAACAGCCAAGTCTCTGGGCGGTCAAAAATATGATGGTAATGAAGAGGCTGGTACAACTTGGGTTGACGAGGCTCCTCTTCAGCCAGTAAGCGTTTCTCTTTCTCCAGCTGGTGGTACTTTCCGTACCAATACGATAACTGTTACCGCAAAACTCTCTGAAGATGCCTTGTCTGGTTGGTACCAGATAGAGGGTCAGGACAAGGTAGATTTGACTCCTGGTAAGGCTGCTACCTTCACTATCGGCGAAGGCATGAACTTCAAGGACACCAAGACTGTGACTTGGAGCGCTACAAGCTCTGAAGGCGAGAAGACTGGTAAGGTTACTTATACCAAGGTAGATCCTAACGCAGCTATCACCGTATATGTAAAGGCAGACAAGTCTCCAACTATCTATGCTTGGGTTCCTGGTACTCCAGCCAAGGAGTTGACAGGTGCATGGCACGGTAAGACCATGGATGGTCCTGAAGAGATTGGTGGTGTCAACTACTGGTACAAGACTTTTGATGGAGTAGAGAGCTTCAATGTGATTCTGAATAATGGTAATGACAAGCAGTCAAGTGACATCACTGGTATCACAGGCGATATCTACTTGGAGTATGACGGTGGTTCAAGTGTCAAGACGCTCGATGCTCCTGTCAACACAGCAGCCAAGGTTACTTTGAGTCCTAATGGTGGTGACTTCCAGAAGACTATCTCCGTAACTGCCACATTGAGCAACAATGCCAAGAGCGGTTGGTATAAGATTGGTGATGGCGAGCAGGTGGCTCTTACCCCTGGTAAGGCTGCTACCTTCACTCTCGGTGCTGACATGATGGAAGGCGAGAGCCAGACTGTAACTTGGAGCGCAACCAATGCAGATAACGAAACCAAGACAGGTTCTGCTACCTTCAACAAGACGAAAGAGATCGTTATTCCTACTCCAACAGGTATCTATGCTTACTTCCTCGCTCCTGCTAACTGGAATGACATCCACGTATGGGCTTGGAATGATACAGACAACTTTACTGGTGGTAACTGGCCAGGTGTAGCATGTACCAAGACTGGTGAGAAGAAGAATGGTCTTGATGTTTGGATGTGGAAGTATGATGGCGATTTGACAAGTACTCCTACCAAAATCATCTTCAATAACAATGGTAATGCTGAAAACCAGACAGGTAATTTCGATTTCGTAAACGGTGCAGTTTATAATCGTGACGGTAAGACCAACGAGTCTATCTCAACAGGCATCAACCAGGTAGGTAGCAAGAAGGCTCCTGCTAAGTTGAAGATTTATTCTATCAATGGTCAGAAGGTAGCTGAGGTAGGCAGCATGGCAGATGCTGAGTACATCCTCGCTCCAGGTGTCTATGTTTGCGGTGGCAAGAAGTATGTCATCAAGTAA